Proteins encoded within one genomic window of Halobacteroides halobius DSM 5150:
- a CDS encoding ATP-binding protein yields MEGVKKEVQLKVEEARKKWKRNIPTTNRSATKQEYDCEICQDKGFYQPPDQQKVVRCRCSKDKQLKKKLRSARIPARFKESRLANFEFKATSHKQAYQHALVLVNRIDRFIQNNWGLYLQGPPSQGKTKLQASIINELCVDDDYLGVMVNVRELLSDLKDAIGEGRLNEMLRAIGENKIIALNDLTGGKRPTDSFTEFERGIIYRLVDAVYEKSKTMIITAKYNYEWLQDKLGQDVRDRIQEMCGQSVVMKGYNWRRKAGEKRDQVVSKLVDRL; encoded by the coding sequence ATGGAAGGAGTCAAGAAGGAAGTCCAGCTAAAAGTAGAGGAAGCCAGGAAGAAGTGGAAGAGAAATATACCGACTACTAATAGATCTGCTACTAAGCAAGAATATGACTGTGAGATTTGCCAGGATAAAGGTTTCTATCAACCACCTGACCAACAGAAAGTAGTCAGGTGTAGGTGTAGTAAAGATAAACAGCTCAAGAAAAAACTTAGATCGGCCAGGATTCCAGCTAGGTTTAAAGAGAGTAGATTAGCTAATTTTGAGTTTAAAGCTACATCTCATAAGCAGGCCTATCAACATGCTTTAGTCTTAGTTAACAGGATAGATAGATTTATTCAGAATAATTGGGGGCTATATTTACAAGGTCCTCCTAGTCAAGGTAAGACTAAATTACAAGCTAGTATAATCAATGAATTGTGTGTGGATGATGATTATCTAGGAGTCATGGTTAATGTCCGAGAGCTATTGAGTGATTTAAAAGATGCTATTGGGGAAGGTAGACTGAATGAGATGTTAAGAGCAATTGGAGAGAATAAAATAATAGCACTTAATGATTTAACTGGGGGTAAGCGTCCCACAGATAGTTTTACTGAGTTTGAACGAGGGATTATCTATCGCTTAGTAGATGCTGTTTATGAGAAGAGTAAGACTATGATTATTACAGCTAAGTATAATTACGAGTGGTTGCAGGATAAATTAGGCCAGGATGTTAGAGATAGAATCCAGGAGATGTGTGGCCAATCAGTAGTGATGAAAGGATATAACTGGAGAAGGAAAGCAGGAGAAAAAAGAGATCAGGTCGTGTCCAAGTTGGTTGATAGATTGTAA
- a CDS encoding helix-turn-helix domain-containing protein has product MDLDNKLLVKIAQGDIEVTLNDDLLLDLAQQQEINSKTELAEEIKLSRMHLYRLLDGSNVGLSALEKISRVFPQHSDELFFLHHRNIKDTGEVN; this is encoded by the coding sequence ATGGACTTAGATAATAAGTTATTAGTAAAGATAGCTCAAGGAGATATTGAAGTAACACTTAATGATGACTTATTATTAGACTTAGCCCAACAGCAAGAGATCAATTCTAAAACTGAATTAGCAGAAGAGATAAAATTAAGCCGGATGCATTTGTATAGACTGCTAGATGGTAGTAATGTAGGACTTTCTGCTTTAGAAAAGATCTCTAGAGTATTTCCTCAGCACTCAGATGAACTATTTTTTTTACACCATCGTAACATAAAAGATACAGGTGAAGTTAATTAA
- a CDS encoding aspartyl-phosphate phosphatase Spo0E family protein, with the protein MEELKEEIKQLKRDMEERVDQSDDLLADEVYNLSQELDEKILAYYKEEIRG; encoded by the coding sequence GTGGAAGAATTAAAGGAAGAAATCAAGCAATTGAAAAGAGATATGGAAGAAAGAGTAGACCAGTCAGATGATCTATTAGCTGATGAAGTGTATAATCTAAGTCAAGAGTTAGATGAGAAAATTTTAGCTTACTATAAAGAGGAAATCAGAGGATAG
- a CDS encoding helix-turn-helix domain-containing protein — translation MGVMEKVLAELKEMNQKLDQLSTPDDNREDTMLNVEETAEFLKISTTKVYELMKQKEIPFVKAGRRKLVPKGRLVGWINKNADSNKQSEVQDVYQTG, via the coding sequence ATGGGAGTGATGGAGAAAGTATTAGCAGAGCTTAAAGAGATGAATCAAAAGCTTGATCAGTTATCTACTCCAGATGATAATAGAGAAGATACTATGTTAAATGTAGAAGAGACAGCTGAATTTTTAAAGATTAGTACTACTAAGGTGTATGAGTTAATGAAGCAAAAAGAGATTCCCTTTGTTAAAGCGGGAAGAAGAAAGTTAGTTCCAAAGGGTAGATTAGTAGGATGGATTAATAAAAATGCTGATAGTAATAAGCAAAGTGAGGTTCAAGATGTTTATCAGACAGGATAA